In Leptodactylus fuscus isolate aLepFus1 chromosome 2, aLepFus1.hap2, whole genome shotgun sequence, one genomic interval encodes:
- the LOC142194290 gene encoding uncharacterized protein LOC142194290 isoform X1 — MQTNLSPDLELIGNAATASVQTSLYRKSTAGLLILLTRLSLSSGAVYVRRGSDITDCSMNCPHRESVLEVYRVCGDDESNLLELWCDSMWSYNRLEPRLHLNTSSGCWTLTDAGEDDSCVYNVLYHRNGGSSRRSIHIIVLDPVLISNITSNSSRLGQDIAVSVQFSGEEAAVTWEVDGGPVPDRYRLIDDNRTMIIPSAQIDDAGRRLHVRITNPVSEETREYQLEITGSGFSRFPSLPGVSAAVGMIILILVIVIIVLVMCHKKKKLGRAMGMEDTSTPKTQTFPETKRRDKKNLSMWRNLWNISKYKRVVQRDRGGVEMADNSVSSSKENHKYSGGHHQT; from the exons GTCTCCTCATCCTCCTGACCAGACTATCACTCTCATCAGGCGCAGTCTATGTGCGGAGAGGATCAGACATCACTGACTGCAGCATGAATTGTCCTCATAGGGAAAGTGTCCTGGAGGTGTACAGAGTCTGTGGGGATGATGAGAGTAATCTCCTGGAGCTGTGGTGTGATAGTATGTGGTCTTATAACCGCTTAGAGCCCAGACTGCACCTGAACACAAGCAGCGGGTGCTGGACCCTGACAGATGCCGGGGAGGACGACTCCTGTGTGTATAATGTTCTGTATCACAGGAATGGAGGAAGTTCCCggcgctccatacacatcattgTACTAG ATCCAGTTCTCATCTCCAACATCACCAGTAACTCCAGCCGGCTGGGTCAGGACATTGCTGTGAGCGTCCAGTTCTCTGGAGAGGAGGCGGCTGTGACCTGGGAGGTGGACGGGGGGCCTGTCCCTGACCGATACCGGCTGATAGATGACAATAGGACCATGATCATCCCAAGTGCCCAGATAGACGATGCCGGGAGGAGACTCCATGTCCGTATCACAAACCCAGTCAGTGAGGAGACCCGAGAATACcagctggagattacag GTTCGGGGTTCTCTCGGTTTCCGTCCCTTCCTGGGGTATCTGCTGCTGTTGGGATGATCATTCTAATCCTTGTGATTGTAATCATCGTTCTGGTAATG TGTCATAAGAAGAAGAAGCTGGGGAGAGCAATGGGAATGGAAGACACATCAACTCCGAAGACACAG accTTCCCAGAGACAAAGAGAAGAGACAAGAAGaatctgtccatgtggagaaaTCTATGGAACATCTCCAAGTACAAACGAGTTgtgcagagagacagaggaggagtggAGATGGCTGACAACTCAGTGAGCAGTTCTAAGGAAAACCACAAATATTCTGGAGGTCATCACCAAACATAG
- the LOC142194290 gene encoding uncharacterized protein LOC142194290 isoform X2, protein MQTNLSPGLLILLTRLSLSSGAVYVRRGSDITDCSMNCPHRESVLEVYRVCGDDESNLLELWCDSMWSYNRLEPRLHLNTSSGCWTLTDAGEDDSCVYNVLYHRNGGSSRRSIHIIVLDPVLISNITSNSSRLGQDIAVSVQFSGEEAAVTWEVDGGPVPDRYRLIDDNRTMIIPSAQIDDAGRRLHVRITNPVSEETREYQLEITGSGFSRFPSLPGVSAAVGMIILILVIVIIVLVMCHKKKKLGRAMGMEDTSTPKTQTFPETKRRDKKNLSMWRNLWNISKYKRVVQRDRGGVEMADNSVSSSKENHKYSGGHHQT, encoded by the exons GTCTCCTCATCCTCCTGACCAGACTATCACTCTCATCAGGCGCAGTCTATGTGCGGAGAGGATCAGACATCACTGACTGCAGCATGAATTGTCCTCATAGGGAAAGTGTCCTGGAGGTGTACAGAGTCTGTGGGGATGATGAGAGTAATCTCCTGGAGCTGTGGTGTGATAGTATGTGGTCTTATAACCGCTTAGAGCCCAGACTGCACCTGAACACAAGCAGCGGGTGCTGGACCCTGACAGATGCCGGGGAGGACGACTCCTGTGTGTATAATGTTCTGTATCACAGGAATGGAGGAAGTTCCCggcgctccatacacatcattgTACTAG ATCCAGTTCTCATCTCCAACATCACCAGTAACTCCAGCCGGCTGGGTCAGGACATTGCTGTGAGCGTCCAGTTCTCTGGAGAGGAGGCGGCTGTGACCTGGGAGGTGGACGGGGGGCCTGTCCCTGACCGATACCGGCTGATAGATGACAATAGGACCATGATCATCCCAAGTGCCCAGATAGACGATGCCGGGAGGAGACTCCATGTCCGTATCACAAACCCAGTCAGTGAGGAGACCCGAGAATACcagctggagattacag GTTCGGGGTTCTCTCGGTTTCCGTCCCTTCCTGGGGTATCTGCTGCTGTTGGGATGATCATTCTAATCCTTGTGATTGTAATCATCGTTCTGGTAATG TGTCATAAGAAGAAGAAGCTGGGGAGAGCAATGGGAATGGAAGACACATCAACTCCGAAGACACAG accTTCCCAGAGACAAAGAGAAGAGACAAGAAGaatctgtccatgtggagaaaTCTATGGAACATCTCCAAGTACAAACGAGTTgtgcagagagacagaggaggagtggAGATGGCTGACAACTCAGTGAGCAGTTCTAAGGAAAACCACAAATATTCTGGAGGTCATCACCAAACATAG